One Terriglobales bacterium genomic region harbors:
- a CDS encoding sigma-70 family RNA polymerase sigma factor, which yields MDVPFPIRLPSLISPAEERPLPATAGVDDPCDPAASTGSSTIFFPPTLSEATAEPSSEILLARITAGDKEALSLLFRRYARMVRGVAYRILGDAAEADDMVQEVFLWVHRKCGSFDRSRSPVQFWILQRTCHCAISRRRYLASRHFYKQVDLEDVAHELAGPGASAGRGGNSIDEVLGNGALEKLFAALSEGQRQTLRLYFFEGYNFEEIAAKLNQTRGNVKHHYFRGLEKLRKQIFGSKP from the coding sequence ATGGACGTTCCGTTCCCGATTCGCCTCCCTTCCCTGATCTCCCCTGCGGAAGAGCGTCCACTACCGGCAACCGCCGGCGTTGATGATCCCTGCGACCCCGCTGCGAGCACTGGTTCCTCAACGATTTTCTTTCCGCCGACTCTCTCTGAGGCCACGGCTGAACCGTCCTCCGAAATTCTGCTGGCTCGCATCACCGCAGGAGACAAAGAAGCCCTATCCCTGCTCTTTCGGCGCTACGCTCGCATGGTTCGGGGAGTGGCGTACCGCATTCTCGGTGACGCGGCAGAAGCCGACGATATGGTGCAGGAAGTCTTCCTCTGGGTGCACCGTAAGTGCGGGAGTTTCGACCGTTCGCGGAGCCCGGTGCAGTTCTGGATCCTGCAGCGGACCTGCCACTGTGCCATATCCCGCCGCCGTTATCTTGCTTCCCGCCACTTCTATAAGCAAGTCGATCTGGAAGACGTGGCCCACGAGCTGGCCGGACCAGGCGCAAGCGCCGGACGAGGGGGGAATTCGATCGACGAGGTATTGGGAAACGGCGCCCTGGAGAAGCTGTTTGCTGCACTTTCTGAGGGCCAGCGACAAACGCTACGGCTTTATTTCTTCGAGGGGTACAACTTCGAGGAAATTGCGGCGAAACTGAACCAGACGCGGGGAAACGTCAAGCACCACTACTTCCGGGGGCTGGAAAAGCTGAGAAAGCAGATTTTTGGCAGTAAGCCTTAG
- a CDS encoding restriction endonuclease subunit S has translation MNSLPNGWIEIDLGDHVYIAGRIGWRGLKAQEYKSSGPILLSVPNLNWGDYVDFSEVNHISQARYDESPEIHLKQGDILLVKDGAGIGKLGYVADLPGDATVNSSILVVRPNDDLLFSEYLFYYLKGPQFQKIARERITGSATPHLFQKDIKQLKIRVAPALEQRRIVSTLKVLLERARKCSDRLAKVPTALARFRQTVLEAAFSGRLTQHEAGSLSWRSQRIDSLFEVRTGGTPSRKQPRYFTGGRIPWVKTGEVQNGNIFETEEHITETALRDSNAKVFPAETILVAMYGEGKTRGQIARLKIPAATNQACAALINERIHEDTREYVFLFLLSQYQKLRRESFGGNQPNLNLGIIKGWEVPLPSLELQGEIVRRLRQLLGTYDRLEARLNRATTLVGSIIQSTLAKAFRGELVVPESERTEQEGRTFESALDLLERVRQEKKSVVKLREGARSVPTMKKRQSDKTMQKGPLSTAYLRETLVTAGHPLSPNDLWDFSGIEDIDQFYAQLKLEVDQGLVREKKESRTDRYLEPVS, from the coding sequence ATGAATAGCTTGCCTAACGGGTGGATTGAGATTGATCTTGGTGACCATGTCTATATCGCAGGCCGCATCGGTTGGCGTGGGTTGAAGGCTCAAGAATACAAGTCGTCTGGCCCGATTCTGCTTTCTGTTCCGAATTTGAATTGGGGAGACTATGTGGATTTTTCTGAGGTCAATCACATATCGCAGGCCAGGTATGATGAGAGCCCTGAGATTCATTTAAAGCAAGGCGACATTCTGCTAGTGAAAGACGGCGCTGGAATTGGAAAGCTAGGGTATGTTGCTGATCTGCCCGGGGACGCGACGGTTAACTCATCGATTCTTGTAGTTCGCCCGAATGATGACCTTCTGTTCAGCGAATACCTGTTTTATTACCTTAAGGGACCTCAGTTTCAGAAAATTGCTCGCGAACGGATCACTGGTTCTGCAACTCCCCACCTTTTCCAGAAAGACATCAAGCAGTTGAAGATTCGAGTTGCCCCGGCGCTGGAACAGCGCCGCATCGTTTCAACTCTTAAGGTACTGCTCGAAAGGGCTCGCAAATGCAGTGATAGGCTGGCGAAGGTTCCGACAGCATTGGCGCGATTTCGTCAGACGGTTTTGGAGGCAGCGTTTTCTGGTCGCCTTACGCAGCACGAAGCAGGATCGTTGAGCTGGCGATCACAACGTATCGATTCATTGTTTGAAGTTCGAACCGGCGGTACTCCTAGCCGCAAGCAGCCTCGCTATTTCACTGGGGGAAGGATTCCCTGGGTCAAAACAGGAGAGGTCCAGAATGGAAACATCTTCGAGACCGAGGAGCACATTACTGAAACTGCCCTTCGCGACAGCAACGCCAAGGTGTTCCCCGCGGAGACAATCCTCGTTGCGATGTATGGTGAGGGCAAAACACGAGGTCAAATCGCCCGCCTGAAAATCCCTGCCGCCACCAATCAAGCTTGCGCCGCACTCATTAATGAGCGAATACACGAAGACACGCGCGAATACGTGTTTCTTTTCCTGTTGAGTCAATATCAGAAGCTTCGCAGGGAGTCGTTTGGCGGGAATCAGCCAAACCTCAACTTAGGAATCATCAAGGGTTGGGAAGTGCCTCTCCCGTCCCTCGAACTGCAAGGAGAAATAGTCCGCCGACTACGTCAGCTCCTCGGGACTTATGACCGCCTGGAAGCTCGGCTCAACCGAGCCACAACTCTCGTCGGATCGATAATACAGAGCACTCTCGCGAAAGCTTTTCGGGGAGAGTTGGTCGTACCTGAATCAGAACGAACCGAGCAAGAGGGTAGAACCTTCGAGAGCGCACTCGACCTCTTGGAGCGTGTCCGTCAAGAGAAGAAGTCGGTGGTTAAGTTGCGCGAGGGTGCTAGGAGCGTGCCAACAATGAAGAAACGACAATCGGACAAGACGATGCAAAAAGGGCCTCTTTCAACAGCATATTTACGCGAAACTCTCGTCACGGCTGGACATCCATTGAGCCCAAATGACTTGTGGGATTTTTCTGGAATTGAAGACATTGATCAATTCTACGCACAGCTGAAACTCGAAGTTGACCAAGGCTTGGTCAGAGAAAAGAAGGAGAGCCGGACCGATCGCTATCTGGAACCCGTGTCGTGA
- a CDS encoding HNH endonuclease — MKLRRNQFCPVHHSRSCCGREPLPNRPKLIRLGVQRIEDAQHPRGYRELRSPAEMRKLLDRKIVEQNRTCAICRIEFTDYNDIVPDHKIPKGMGGSWRDDHPDNIQAVHWWCNEEKGSARMQS, encoded by the coding sequence ATGAAGTTGCGACGTAACCAGTTTTGTCCCGTGCATCACTCCCGCTCCTGCTGTGGCCGGGAACCACTGCCGAACCGGCCTAAGCTCATTCGCCTGGGGGTCCAGCGCATCGAGGACGCACAGCACCCGCGCGGATACCGCGAATTACGTTCGCCGGCGGAGATGCGGAAACTTCTCGACCGGAAGATTGTGGAACAGAACCGGACCTGCGCCATTTGCCGAATCGAGTTTACCGACTATAACGATATCGTCCCGGACCACAAGATCCCCAAGGGCATGGGCGGATCCTGGAGAGACGACCATCCGGACAACATCCAAGCCGTACATTGGTGGTGCAACGAAGAAAAAGGGTCCGCCAGAATGCAAAGCTAA
- a CDS encoding type I restriction-modification enzyme R subunit C-terminal domain-containing protein, with amino-acid sequence MNRSREISLFHTPAALEEKLKRDFDESLGLLQLLPNNHPRVRPYQREANQAVEMAISERKRNMLVAMATGTGKTFTTVNQIYRLMKTGVARRILFLVDRRALAAQALRAFASFDAEPGLKFDNVYEVYSQRFRREDLGEEDKFDPKVLPASYLLSPKPGSAFVYISTIQRMTINLFGRDAVWGIGDEEIDEDAAKLDIPTHVFDLVVADECHRGYTSSQAGLWRMTLNHFDAIKLGLTATPASHTTSFFKHLVYRYEYERAVQEGFLVDYDVVNIRSNVRINGIFLNEGEEVGLVNPETGAKKLDVLEDERQFDTSKIEHEITSPDSNKKILEEIKRYTLQHEERYGRFPKTLIFAANDLPHTSHADQLVDIARDVFGHGDSFVQKITGSPTVDRPLQRIREFRNRPHPAIAVSVDMMTTGVDIPDLEYIVFLRPIKSRILFEQMIGRGTRKGEKLTDKSHFVVFDCFDGTLLQYFKDTTGVTEEAPTPPTRTISEIIEDIWQNRDRDYNVRCLVKRLQRIDKEMSGEAREQFSAFVPDGDMAAFAKMLPQDLHQNFTKVMNLLRDVAFQDLLLHYQRKLRVFLIAHGTQDTVSSEWLVRGSDGNEYKPRDYLTAFVQYVHSHQSDIDAISILLNAPRDWSPGALQELRQKLSAAPQRFTVENLEKAHRTMYKKAMVDIISMVKHAADSQSPLLTAAERVDRALDKIARGRSFNELQRQWLERIRVHLQENLSIDQEDFESQPALSRYGGWSRAVDVFEGYLPGLLTELNMAIAA; translated from the coding sequence TTGAATCGTTCTCGCGAGATTTCGCTCTTTCACACTCCGGCAGCATTGGAGGAGAAGCTAAAGCGAGATTTTGATGAGTCCCTTGGATTGCTGCAACTGCTGCCTAACAATCATCCCAGGGTGCGACCGTACCAGAGAGAAGCAAATCAAGCGGTCGAAATGGCCATTTCAGAACGGAAACGAAACATGCTTGTCGCAATGGCTACCGGAACTGGGAAGACGTTCACGACCGTTAATCAGATCTACCGTCTGATGAAGACGGGCGTCGCTAGGCGAATTCTGTTTCTGGTAGATCGGCGCGCACTGGCTGCACAAGCTTTGCGTGCGTTTGCGTCCTTTGATGCTGAACCAGGATTGAAATTCGACAACGTTTACGAAGTCTACAGCCAACGGTTTAGGAGGGAGGACTTAGGCGAGGAAGACAAATTCGATCCAAAAGTTCTTCCTGCGTCATACCTGCTTTCTCCAAAACCGGGCAGTGCCTTCGTCTACATTTCCACAATCCAGCGCATGACAATCAATCTTTTTGGCAGGGATGCAGTATGGGGAATAGGAGATGAGGAAATTGATGAAGATGCTGCTAAGCTCGACATTCCGACGCATGTTTTTGATCTCGTTGTTGCGGATGAGTGCCATCGGGGCTACACGAGCTCGCAGGCTGGTTTATGGAGGATGACACTCAATCATTTCGATGCCATCAAGCTTGGTCTTACAGCCACGCCGGCATCACACACGACCTCGTTCTTTAAACATCTCGTCTATCGGTACGAATATGAACGGGCTGTACAGGAAGGGTTCCTGGTTGACTATGACGTAGTTAACATCAGGTCCAACGTCAGAATCAATGGCATTTTTTTGAATGAAGGCGAAGAAGTCGGGCTCGTAAACCCAGAGACAGGAGCCAAGAAGCTGGATGTTCTGGAAGACGAGCGACAGTTTGACACAAGCAAGATTGAGCACGAGATTACTTCTCCCGATTCCAACAAGAAGATCCTGGAAGAGATCAAGCGATACACTCTGCAGCACGAGGAACGGTATGGACGATTCCCTAAGACGCTGATTTTTGCAGCGAATGATCTCCCCCACACCTCCCATGCCGATCAACTCGTCGATATCGCTCGCGATGTTTTTGGTCACGGGGATTCATTCGTTCAGAAGATAACTGGCAGTCCCACTGTAGACCGCCCTTTGCAGCGCATTCGTGAGTTCCGAAACCGCCCCCACCCGGCAATTGCGGTTTCTGTCGACATGATGACAACAGGTGTCGACATTCCCGATCTGGAGTACATCGTGTTCCTTCGCCCGATCAAATCACGTATCCTTTTTGAGCAGATGATTGGTCGCGGTACCCGAAAAGGCGAGAAGCTTACGGACAAGTCTCACTTCGTAGTCTTTGACTGCTTCGATGGAACGCTCCTGCAGTACTTCAAGGACACAACAGGTGTTACCGAAGAAGCGCCGACGCCACCAACGAGGACAATCAGCGAGATCATTGAAGATATTTGGCAGAATCGCGACCGCGACTACAACGTCCGATGTCTTGTCAAGCGACTCCAGCGTATCGACAAAGAGATGTCCGGGGAGGCTCGAGAGCAATTCTCGGCCTTTGTGCCCGACGGCGATATGGCGGCGTTCGCGAAGATGTTGCCCCAAGACCTCCATCAGAATTTTACGAAAGTTATGAATCTCCTGCGAGATGTCGCTTTTCAAGATCTGCTGTTGCACTATCAGCGAAAACTGCGTGTTTTCCTCATTGCCCACGGTACACAGGACACTGTGTCATCAGAATGGCTTGTTCGGGGATCCGACGGAAACGAGTACAAGCCTCGGGATTATCTGACCGCGTTCGTGCAGTACGTTCATAGTCATCAGTCGGATATCGATGCCATTAGCATTCTTCTGAATGCACCTCGGGACTGGTCTCCTGGCGCCCTTCAGGAGCTGAGGCAGAAGCTCTCAGCCGCGCCGCAGCGGTTCACCGTGGAAAATTTAGAGAAGGCTCACCGGACTATGTACAAAAAGGCTATGGTCGATATCATCTCAATGGTGAAGCACGCCGCAGATTCCCAGAGCCCGCTACTCACGGCCGCGGAAAGAGTCGATCGAGCTCTCGATAAAATTGCTAGAGGGCGCTCGTTTAATGAACTGCAGCGACAGTGGCTTGAACGAATCCGTGTTCACCTGCAAGAGAATCTCTCCATCGATCAAGAAGACTTCGAAAGCCAGCCTGCTTTAAGTCGGTACGGCGGTTGGAGCCGCGCTGTCGACGTTTTCGAAGGATATTTGCCTGGACTGTTGACGGAACTCAATATGGCGATTGCTGCATGA
- a CDS encoding AAA family ATPase: MRIDWVTIRDFKNLREFHVDFDESQLTTVLIGRNGSGKSNLLEALVLIFRDLDLEEMPSFAYEIQYLCRKRRVLISADPKRPKDRVRVTLDGEPLPFRRFLDRKRELLPNYVFAYYSGPANRLEKHFDQHQNLFYKALLDGESQPLRPLFYARPIHSQFVLLAYFSFPSKTSTDFLKQKFGIAGLDSILFVLREPYWARNRESRPDGNPLFWGARGVVSRFLDALFDGCLAPTSRKVRVAQSYRGQSQEEEHQYLFLPNVASLQKLAKQYGNNLDFFKNLESTYISELIHEVRIRVRKENVDGSITFRELSEGEQQLLAVRGLLSFTYDEESLFLMDEPDTHLNPAWKYEYLDILEDVVGSQQTSHLIIATHDPLLIGGLPRSQVQMFETKAGAVSARPPEEDPRGMGIDGLLRSELFGLASTLDVHTQEKFDRRRELFAKKHRTKKEDKELRQLSDELAELGISRTIRDPLYDKFVRAYSRRTVSKKRQLTSEDLQTQNKIAEEVLDEILAKESH; encoded by the coding sequence GTGAGAATCGATTGGGTCACAATTCGAGATTTCAAGAACCTCAGGGAATTCCACGTCGACTTTGACGAGAGCCAGCTGACCACCGTTCTGATCGGTCGCAACGGTTCAGGCAAGTCCAACTTGTTAGAGGCCTTGGTTCTAATTTTCCGCGACTTGGATCTTGAAGAAATGCCGTCGTTTGCCTATGAGATCCAGTACTTGTGTCGCAAGAGAAGGGTTCTCATCTCGGCGGACCCGAAGCGGCCGAAAGATCGAGTGCGAGTCACTTTAGATGGGGAACCTCTGCCCTTCCGCCGATTCCTGGATCGAAAAAGAGAGTTGTTGCCCAACTATGTATTCGCCTACTATTCCGGACCTGCCAACCGCCTTGAGAAACATTTTGATCAGCACCAAAACCTATTCTACAAAGCTCTGTTAGACGGAGAATCACAACCCCTTCGGCCACTCTTTTATGCCCGCCCCATACACAGCCAATTTGTTCTACTTGCCTATTTTTCGTTTCCCAGCAAGACGTCAACTGATTTCCTTAAACAAAAGTTCGGGATTGCGGGCCTAGATTCAATTCTGTTTGTGCTCCGGGAACCTTATTGGGCAAGGAACAGAGAATCACGCCCTGATGGAAATCCACTGTTTTGGGGAGCCCGTGGCGTAGTGAGTAGGTTTCTAGACGCATTGTTCGATGGCTGTCTTGCTCCCACTAGCAGAAAAGTCCGTGTGGCCCAAAGTTATCGAGGCCAGTCTCAGGAAGAGGAACATCAGTATCTGTTTCTGCCAAATGTTGCGTCTCTCCAGAAGCTTGCAAAACAATACGGAAACAATCTGGACTTCTTCAAGAATCTTGAAAGTACATACATATCGGAACTCATCCACGAGGTGCGCATTCGGGTCCGCAAGGAGAATGTCGACGGTAGTATTACGTTTCGAGAATTGAGTGAAGGAGAGCAACAACTTCTTGCTGTCAGGGGCTTGTTGAGTTTTACGTATGACGAGGAGTCACTCTTCTTGATGGACGAACCGGATACCCACCTGAATCCAGCCTGGAAATATGAGTATTTGGACATTTTGGAGGATGTCGTTGGTTCCCAACAAACCAGTCACTTGATAATTGCGACCCACGACCCTCTGCTCATAGGTGGTTTGCCGCGCTCTCAGGTGCAAATGTTTGAGACGAAGGCTGGGGCCGTGTCAGCTCGGCCTCCTGAGGAAGATCCCCGCGGGATGGGGATAGACGGCCTTCTTCGAAGCGAGCTCTTCGGACTTGCATCTACGCTGGACGTTCATACTCAAGAAAAATTTGATCGGCGAAGAGAGCTTTTCGCGAAGAAGCATCGGACCAAAAAAGAGGACAAGGAACTTCGGCAGCTTTCAGATGAGCTCGCAGAACTTGGTATCTCTCGCACGATTCGCGATCCGCTTTATGACAAATTCGTTCGTGCGTATAGCAGGCGCACGGTTTCCAAGAAACGGCAACTCACTAGTGAAGATCTTCAGACACAGAATAAGATTGCTGAAGAGGTCCTGGATGAGATTCTCGCCAAGGAGTCTCATTGA
- a CDS encoding tyrosine-type recombinase/integrase has protein sequence MSRKLGQIIAVRDNTRMIRIPMGSDPQTKQRSYYNRTVHGSLRQAQKFLGKKINDLGAYIERDGAKIQLDQYLDQWLKTIKPQICSKTYESYESLLAKYIRPSLGKNPIVGIKPLDVQGVYQQMSDRGLSPRTVQGAHWVLNAAFRQALRWEMILEVPTKGLKLPRIRRREMRVLSVEEAKTFLKFALPTMYGTLFAVAITTGMRPSEYIGLKWQDIDWERGTVSIKRTLRKGPTGQWEYGETKRAGSRRLIRLQNWILARLKELRRLQSAHPVVDPEEWPEAVDLIFVTEFGRPVNVNSLVYKHFKPILKKAGLPNIRLYDLRHTAATLALTVGVSPKVVSEQLGHTSAAFTLDVYSHVLPHMQDDAAAKVEAVLIGN, from the coding sequence ATGTCTCGCAAATTAGGTCAGATCATCGCAGTTCGCGACAATACCCGGATGATTCGCATTCCGATGGGCTCTGATCCGCAAACCAAACAACGCAGTTATTACAACCGTACTGTTCATGGCTCTCTGCGGCAGGCGCAGAAGTTTCTCGGAAAGAAAATCAACGACCTTGGTGCCTACATTGAGCGAGATGGTGCAAAGATTCAGTTGGATCAGTATCTCGATCAATGGCTCAAGACAATCAAGCCGCAAATTTGCAGCAAGACATACGAAAGCTACGAGAGTCTGCTGGCGAAATATATCCGTCCATCGCTTGGGAAAAATCCCATCGTAGGAATCAAGCCCCTGGATGTGCAAGGTGTGTACCAACAGATGTCGGACCGTGGACTGTCGCCGAGGACAGTCCAGGGCGCTCATTGGGTCCTCAATGCCGCCTTCAGACAAGCTTTGCGGTGGGAAATGATCTTGGAAGTGCCAACCAAGGGCCTGAAGCTGCCCCGAATCCGAAGGCGTGAGATGCGCGTGCTCAGCGTCGAGGAGGCCAAGACATTCTTGAAGTTTGCTCTGCCGACGATGTATGGAACCTTATTCGCCGTCGCCATTACGACTGGAATGCGTCCGAGCGAGTACATCGGACTCAAGTGGCAGGACATCGACTGGGAACGCGGAACTGTCAGCATTAAACGGACGTTGCGGAAAGGACCTACGGGCCAGTGGGAATATGGGGAGACGAAACGGGCCGGCAGTAGAAGACTCATCAGATTACAGAATTGGATTCTCGCGAGACTGAAGGAACTACGGCGGTTGCAATCGGCACATCCAGTTGTTGACCCCGAAGAATGGCCGGAGGCAGTGGACCTGATATTTGTTACGGAGTTCGGAAGACCGGTGAATGTGAATAGCCTGGTTTACAAGCACTTCAAACCCATCTTGAAAAAGGCCGGACTGCCGAACATCAGACTCTACGACCTGCGGCATACCGCGGCGACGTTAGCGTTGACGGTTGGCGTTTCACCGAAAGTCGTCTCTGAGCAGCTGGGCCACACGAGCGCAGCGTTTACGCTTGACGTGTATTCCCATGTGTTGCCACACATGCAGGACGATGCAGCAGCGAAAGTCGAGGCCGTGTTGATCGGAAATTAA
- a CDS encoding zf-HC2 domain-containing protein, whose protein sequence is MSHIEPHDEFLELCAVATTGQLTGEEQQKLREHLAACSSCRAAMQQYEAVVGHALPAIAAREIPEHIDPGPGWSMDRAEAALFARIAREDEASRPAQKERRETARSTDTPRVLPFAGAATWSRVWTLYAAAILLSVALGICAYQVGIRRGVSTAILTPPPPSPQRNLALEEQLSDAGHERAIARTQIEERDRQIAELRRQLERQSADMSVMRLAQQRLERDFSAGNTGQPDLIRQRNELARKVEAAQTNAQALQNQLDSLAEQSSQDAVQAKALEAKVNYLTQQLHERDAALEQQQELLAHDRDIRELMGARDLLITEVYDVARTGETQKPYGRVFYTKGKSLIFYAYDLDQASLKAASTFQAWGRRGPDHKQALNLGIFYVDSATKKRWVLKFDDSRTLAQIDAVFVTVEPNGGSHRPSGKSLLFAYLKVDSNHP, encoded by the coding sequence TTGTCGCACATCGAACCCCATGACGAGTTCCTCGAGCTCTGTGCCGTTGCAACCACAGGCCAGCTAACCGGCGAGGAACAGCAGAAGCTGCGGGAGCATCTCGCGGCCTGCTCTTCGTGTCGCGCGGCCATGCAGCAGTACGAAGCCGTGGTTGGCCACGCGCTCCCTGCCATAGCCGCGCGTGAGATTCCAGAGCATATTGATCCGGGACCCGGCTGGTCGATGGACCGGGCCGAAGCGGCGCTTTTTGCGCGCATCGCGCGCGAAGACGAAGCTTCACGGCCGGCTCAGAAAGAGCGACGGGAAACCGCGCGATCGACTGACACTCCACGCGTGCTTCCTTTCGCGGGCGCCGCCACCTGGAGTCGGGTGTGGACTCTTTATGCTGCTGCAATCCTGCTCTCCGTGGCGCTCGGGATCTGTGCCTATCAGGTTGGCATTCGTCGGGGAGTGAGTACCGCCATCCTTACACCTCCACCGCCCAGCCCGCAACGTAACCTCGCCTTGGAAGAACAGTTGAGCGATGCCGGCCATGAGCGGGCAATTGCGCGCACCCAGATCGAAGAACGCGACCGCCAGATCGCGGAGCTCCGCCGGCAATTGGAGCGGCAGTCGGCTGACATGAGCGTGATGAGGCTGGCGCAGCAGCGGCTGGAGCGGGACTTCAGCGCCGGGAACACTGGCCAGCCGGATCTCATCCGCCAGCGCAACGAGTTGGCGCGGAAGGTCGAAGCGGCGCAGACGAATGCTCAGGCGCTGCAGAACCAACTCGACTCACTGGCAGAGCAGTCCTCCCAGGACGCCGTACAGGCAAAGGCACTGGAAGCCAAAGTCAACTACCTCACGCAACAGTTACATGAGCGCGATGCTGCCCTCGAACAACAGCAGGAGTTGCTGGCGCACGACCGTGATATTCGCGAGCTGATGGGGGCGCGCGATCTGTTGATTACCGAGGTCTACGATGTCGCCCGCACCGGCGAGACGCAGAAGCCTTACGGCCGGGTGTTCTACACCAAGGGCAAGTCGCTGATCTTTTACGCCTACGATCTGGATCAAGCCAGCCTGAAGGCCGCCAGCACCTTTCAGGCCTGGGGACGGCGCGGGCCGGACCACAAGCAGGCCCTCAATCTCGGTATCTTTTATGTCGACAGTGCCACCAAGAAACGCTGGGTATTGAAGTTTGATGACTCCCGAACGCTGGCTCAAATCGATGCGGTGTTCGTGACCGTCGAACCGAACGGCGGAAGCCATAGGCCCAGCGGCAAGTCTCTCCTCTTCGCTTACTTGAAGGTGGATTCGAACCATCCCTGA
- a CDS encoding N-6 DNA methylase: MTDIVQKLWSFCHTLRHDGVDYGDYIEQLTYLLFLKMADEKGVPVPKGFDWNSLKDLSGTSLLDHYAEVLRKLRASGSLLSDIFTQANSRFNNPVNLRRLLDMIDEEEWTAMDVDVKGAAFEGLLEKAASEGKKGAGQYFTPRPLIQSVCRVMKPDPRVRPDFTICDPACGTGGFLVAAYEWLVATSKGIFERSDAKRIRAKTYFGQELVPRPRRLALMNLYLHGVEPRIYLGDTIYDPDRGERYDLVLTNPPFGTKGANQAPNRDDFTVETSNKQLNFLQHVINILKPGGRAAVVLPDNCLFEDKAGEVFEILMQDCALHTLLRLPRGTFTPYSQGIKANVIFFQKGRPTDSVWIFDARSNIPGITKKERPLTLAQFKDFETCFGPDPNGLSKRKDQGDQGRFRQFSLAEVKARNYKLDVTWLRDESLDDGDEIPEPQDLATEAITDLEAVVDDLREILGLIERQDTLTK; the protein is encoded by the coding sequence ATGACTGACATTGTTCAAAAACTCTGGAGCTTTTGTCACACGCTTCGCCACGACGGCGTGGACTATGGTGACTACATTGAACAGCTCACTTATTTGCTTTTCTTGAAGATGGCGGACGAGAAGGGCGTCCCGGTCCCTAAGGGGTTTGATTGGAACAGTCTCAAAGACTTGTCCGGTACTTCGCTTCTCGATCACTACGCAGAGGTACTGCGAAAGCTGCGTGCCTCGGGCAGCCTGTTGAGCGATATTTTCACTCAGGCGAACTCCCGATTCAACAATCCCGTCAATCTGCGCCGTCTTCTCGACATGATCGACGAAGAGGAATGGACGGCGATGGATGTGGACGTAAAGGGCGCTGCATTTGAAGGTCTACTTGAAAAGGCAGCCAGCGAGGGGAAGAAAGGAGCCGGACAATACTTCACGCCACGCCCGCTGATCCAATCCGTTTGCCGAGTAATGAAGCCAGATCCTCGGGTGAGGCCCGACTTCACAATCTGTGACCCTGCGTGCGGAACAGGTGGATTCCTAGTGGCGGCCTACGAATGGCTAGTGGCCACAAGCAAGGGAATCTTCGAACGTTCTGACGCGAAGCGAATAAGGGCGAAGACGTACTTCGGTCAAGAACTGGTCCCGCGTCCTCGCCGCCTCGCACTGATGAACCTCTATTTGCATGGTGTCGAACCGCGAATCTACTTGGGAGACACCATCTACGATCCAGATCGTGGCGAACGTTATGACCTAGTACTGACAAACCCGCCTTTTGGCACCAAGGGTGCCAACCAGGCTCCCAACAGAGACGACTTCACTGTCGAGACAAGCAACAAGCAGCTGAATTTTCTCCAGCACGTGATCAACATTCTTAAGCCGGGAGGCCGCGCAGCTGTCGTACTGCCTGACAACTGTCTTTTTGAGGACAAAGCGGGCGAAGTTTTCGAAATTCTCATGCAGGATTGCGCGCTGCACACCCTCCTTCGCCTTCCGCGCGGAACCTTCACACCATATAGCCAGGGCATAAAGGCGAATGTAATTTTCTTTCAAAAGGGCCGACCGACCGACTCCGTCTGGATTTTTGATGCCCGTTCAAACATACCAGGTATTACAAAGAAGGAACGCCCCCTCACTTTGGCACAATTCAAGGACTTTGAGACATGCTTCGGGCCTGATCCGAATGGCTTGAGTAAACGAAAGGATCAGGGCGATCAAGGGAGGTTTCGACAATTCTCGTTGGCAGAGGTGAAAGCAAGGAACTATAAGCTCGATGTTACATGGCTGAGAGATGAATCTCTGGACGACGGTGACGAAATACCGGAGCCCCAAGATCTAGCCACAGAGGCAATCACCGATCTAGAAGCAGTTGTGGATGATCTGCGTGAGATCCTCGGGCTTATAGAGAGGCAGGATACCCTGACCAAATGA